In Candidatus Nitrosotalea sinensis, the sequence CATGACAAGGAAGCAGCAAAAAAGATGGGAATATTGCATGAAGGACAAATTACAGTATTGATTCATTGCGGTTCAAGGGGATTTGGTCATCAAGTATGTAGTGATTATCTTAGAGTGTCTGAACAGGCATTGCCAAAGTATAACATCAATCTTGTAGATAGAGAACTTGCATGTGTTCCAAATTCTTCTGATGAGGGCGAGTCATACAGAAAAGCAATGTTTGCAGCTCTTAATTATGCATGGAGCAATAGACAGATGATTACACACTGGACAAGAAAGGCATTTGAGAGAGTCTTCAAGCAGACCGAGTCTGATCTTGACATGAAACTAATCTATGATGTTGCACACAATATTGCCAAAGTTGAGAAGCACAAAATTGACGGTGAGCTACGCTCTGTTGTAGTACATCGAAAAGGTGCAACAAGGGCATTCCCACAGGGACGTGATGAAATTCCAAGAAAATACCGTGACATTGGTCAGCCTGTCTTTATACCTGGTTCAATGGGAACTGGAAGCTGGATTCTTTTGGGAAAACCAAACTCGATGGACCTTAGCTTTGGATCTACTGCACATGGTGCAGGAAGAATGATGTCACGTTCTGCTGCAAGACGCGGATTTACTGAAAATCAAGTACAAAAGACACTAAGCGATAGGGGCATATTCATTAAAGCACTCACGCGTGAAGGTGTAGTTGAGGAGACTCCTGAAGCTTACAAGGATGTTGATGCTGTGGCAAATGTATCTCACGAACTAGGAATAGCTACCAAGGTGGCTAAACTTGTTCCAATTGGGGTAATCAAGGGTTGACAGAAGAGGACAAGGAACTAGAACTACTCAAGGCAAAAAGGATGCTTGAGATGCAAAAAAACATCTCACAAAGACAACGAATTGAGGATGTCAAACCTGTATCTGCACCACAAGTATCAGCAAGAGATGTTGTGTTAAAGCAACTTGGATACAGGGGAGAAGAAGTATTGCAAAATGCCGAGGCTCAGTTTCCAAATGAGACTCGCGTTGTAGTTGAAAAACTTGCAGAGCTTATCAAAGGTGGAGATATTGCAGAAATTATTGATGGGGGAAAATTACTTGCACTGTTTCGCTCTGTTGGCATAAGAGTGAGAATGAATACTACAATCAGTGTAGAGCAGGATGGAAAGATGGTCTCTTGGTCTGACAAGCTAAAAGGTGATAGTAAATCCTTGTCCGAGTCTTCAAGTGAAGAGATACCTGATGTGTCATAATATTACTAAAAGTATCTTACCAAACTCTTATTATTTGTGATATGATTCTGTTTTTTGTTTATGCACGGAAGACCGACCATACTTGAAATTGCAACTACAAAATACGATGTTGATAGACCTATTGTCCAGGCTGTCATGGAAGAGATACAGACAGCATGTGGAATCAATGAAGGTTTTCTGATAAGCAACCCGATGGAAAGATTTGGTTGGGCCTTTTTCAAGGTCTTGATAAAAAT encodes:
- a CDS encoding RtcB family protein; this translates as MSSLIPKKIREMEYRIEADPSKGMKVPVTIYADEKLLQKMLTDRTIQQAVNVSTIPGVLKHVVVLPDGHEGYGFPVGGVAAMDAEKGMISPGGVGYDINCGVRLIKTNLLEKDVRPKLKDLVTELFTSIPSGVGSKGAVKLSSSDLDEVLVKGVQWAVSHGYGSQDDADVCEENGQIKNADPSKISPTARKRGAPQLGSLGSGNHFLEIQRVDQIHDKEAAKKMGILHEGQITVLIHCGSRGFGHQVCSDYLRVSEQALPKYNINLVDRELACVPNSSDEGESYRKAMFAALNYAWSNRQMITHWTRKAFERVFKQTESDLDMKLIYDVAHNIAKVEKHKIDGELRSVVVHRKGATRAFPQGRDEIPRKYRDIGQPVFIPGSMGTGSWILLGKPNSMDLSFGSTAHGAGRMMSRSAARRGFTENQVQKTLSDRGIFIKALTREGVVEETPEAYKDVDAVANVSHELGIATKVAKLVPIGVIKG
- a CDS encoding DNA-binding protein, encoding MTEEDKELELLKAKRMLEMQKNISQRQRIEDVKPVSAPQVSARDVVLKQLGYRGEEVLQNAEAQFPNETRVVVEKLAELIKGGDIAEIIDGGKLLALFRSVGIRVRMNTTISVEQDGKMVSWSDKLKGDSKSLSESSSEEIPDVS